A single Nostoc sp. PCC 7107 DNA region contains:
- a CDS encoding sodium:proton antiporter: MFDIYIIDLFVIGLLLLVVTLGSGWITRLPLSFSLIYLLVGIFLGPYGLGLIQLRRDDVFKAELLEKISELVVIVSVFGCGLKIIRPLNFQVWGITSRLIGLLMPISIFSLAVVGKLFLGMNWGEAILLGAILAPTDPVLASEVQLTDTNDRDELRFGLTSEGGLNDALAFPFVYFGIYALKDDNWHNWFKKWIVIDLFWAIAAGILMGILVPKVIVWIDQNLQKRRSADKLMEDFVGISIILLTYSLTEFVNGYGFLAVFVAGLVVQRSYRNPEKPLAQLEFIEQLEKLLEVGTILLLGSILLFKPMLDYAFQSLVVIILLFVFIRPLGAWVSTISKHPFSSHRRNLHPGTRWLFGWFGIRGVGSLYYLAYAFGNGLKGEAAEQIAWITYTTIVVSVIVHGISATPLMTWYEAHIAKQKQPLPASTIDEFE, translated from the coding sequence ATGTTTGATATTTATATTATTGACTTGTTTGTAATTGGATTACTCTTACTGGTAGTTACATTGGGATCTGGTTGGATTACCCGTCTACCTTTATCGTTTTCACTTATCTATCTATTGGTTGGGATTTTTCTTGGGCCTTATGGCTTAGGTTTAATTCAATTACGTCGGGATGATGTATTTAAAGCCGAATTATTAGAAAAAATTTCCGAATTAGTAGTTATTGTTTCGGTTTTTGGTTGTGGCTTAAAAATTATTCGTCCACTAAATTTTCAAGTTTGGGGGATTACATCTCGCCTGATTGGGTTATTAATGCCAATTTCAATTTTTAGCTTGGCTGTTGTGGGCAAGTTATTCTTAGGGATGAATTGGGGAGAAGCTATATTATTAGGAGCGATTTTAGCACCTACTGACCCGGTGTTAGCCTCAGAAGTACAACTGACTGATACTAATGATAGAGATGAGTTACGTTTTGGTTTAACATCAGAAGGTGGATTAAATGATGCCTTAGCTTTTCCCTTTGTTTATTTTGGGATTTATGCTTTAAAAGATGATAATTGGCACAACTGGTTTAAAAAATGGATCGTGATAGATTTATTTTGGGCGATTGCAGCAGGAATCTTGATGGGTATTTTAGTTCCTAAAGTAATCGTCTGGATTGATCAAAATCTCCAAAAGCGCCGTTCTGCTGATAAATTAATGGAAGATTTTGTTGGTATTAGTATCATTTTACTGACTTATTCTTTAACAGAATTTGTGAATGGTTATGGTTTTTTGGCAGTATTTGTAGCGGGTTTAGTCGTGCAACGAAGTTATCGCAATCCAGAAAAACCATTGGCTCAATTAGAATTTATTGAACAACTAGAAAAGCTGTTAGAAGTTGGCACAATTCTATTGTTAGGCTCAATCTTACTATTCAAGCCTATGCTTGATTATGCTTTCCAATCTTTAGTAGTAATTATTTTATTATTCGTGTTTATACGACCTTTAGGTGCATGGGTCAGCACAATCAGTAAACATCCATTTAGTTCCCATCGCCGCAATTTACACCCTGGAACTCGCTGGTTATTTGGTTGGTTTGGAATTCGTGGTGTTGGTTCCCTTTATTATCTTGCCTATGCTTTTGGTAACGGTCTCAAGGGAGAAGCTGCTGAACAAATTGCCTGGATAACTTACACGACTATTGTTGTGTCAGTAATTGTACATGGAATTAGTGCAACTCCCTTAATGACTTGGTATGAGGCTCATATTGCCAAACAGAAACAACCTCTACCGGCTTCTACTATTGATGAATTTGAGTAA
- the nadC gene encoding carboxylating nicotinate-nucleotide diphosphorylase: MNKVGVLPPWLVLDPLLRGWLLEDIGRGDRTTNPLFTSNLTLGTAKLFAKATGIIAGLSVAARVFQLLNEKTSFTMIVNDGEFCQPGQVIAEIHGSLDTLLMGERVALNLAMRLSGIATLTHKYVEKIADFPVQFVDTRKTTPGLRILEKYATAVGGAINHRMGLDDAVMIKDNHIAAAGGIGEAITQIRSQIPYPSTIEVETETIEQVKEALEYKADIIMLDNMRLDVVLEAVSLIRQQNTLVKIEASGNVTLDNIRDLAATGVDYISSSAPITQSKWLDLSMKMV, from the coding sequence GTGAATAAAGTGGGTGTTTTACCGCCTTGGCTAGTGTTAGATCCGCTATTGCGTGGCTGGTTGCTAGAAGATATTGGTCGGGGCGATCGCACAACGAATCCCCTCTTCACCTCAAATTTGACACTGGGAACAGCAAAATTGTTCGCAAAAGCAACAGGAATAATTGCTGGCTTATCAGTTGCAGCAAGGGTATTTCAGCTTTTGAATGAAAAAACTAGCTTTACGATGATTGTTAATGATGGTGAATTTTGTCAGCCAGGACAAGTAATAGCGGAAATTCATGGGTCATTAGATACACTTCTCATGGGGGAACGGGTAGCACTAAACTTGGCTATGCGCTTGAGTGGGATTGCAACTTTAACTCATAAATACGTAGAGAAAATTGCTGATTTCCCTGTTCAGTTTGTGGATACACGTAAAACTACACCAGGCTTAAGAATCTTAGAAAAGTATGCAACTGCTGTGGGAGGTGCGATCAATCACCGTATGGGATTAGATGATGCCGTGATGATTAAGGACAATCATATTGCTGCGGCTGGTGGGATCGGAGAGGCAATTACCCAGATTCGGTCTCAAATACCTTATCCGTCGACGATTGAAGTGGAAACAGAAACGATAGAGCAGGTAAAAGAAGCATTAGAGTATAAAGCCGACATTATTATGTTGGATAATATGCGTTTGGATGTGGTTCTTGAGGCTGTGTCTCTGATTCGCCAGCAGAACACTCTAGTAAAAATTGAAGCTTCGGGGAATGTAACTTTAGACAATATTCGTGATTTGGCTGCGACAGGTGTTGATTATATTTCTAGTAGTGCGCCTATTACTCAGTCTAAGTGGTTAGATTTGAGTATGAAGATGGTTTGA
- a CDS encoding PrsW family glutamic-type intramembrane protease — translation MTGKNARHNAFLRLVSGNTAAFGSESRYALHASKEMVIGRDPSCQIVLDAMTYRMVSRRHAAVRPLSSSPDNKFTWVICDLNSANGTYLNGQRFYGCQELQSGDRIALGSDGPQFIFEYDLIPQPTMMTKQNASLPSAANYQNHTQIKQADSVSFTQLFPIISTGKDLTSKAYLVPGILTVVFVVLMFATVGRPQANQVIVASYIAFVVYYFVYQLCGKQKPWWVLVGTALTTALILLSPILELFIFVFRGILPGNLPSPQDSTTLTELLVRMFFGAGLMEELLKALPVLGAFVIGRQLPSPWRERIGVWEPLDGILLGTASALGFTLLETLGQYVPDITQNVSQQVGIGAAGQLAGLQLLIPRVLGSVAGHMAYSGYLGYFIGLAVLKPSQSWQILSIGYLSASALHALWNATGSINALLLVIVGVLSYAVLMAAILKARALSPTRSQNFATRFLGPK, via the coding sequence ATGACAGGCAAAAACGCAAGACATAACGCTTTTCTGCGGCTGGTGTCTGGTAATACAGCAGCTTTTGGTTCAGAATCTCGTTACGCACTACATGCAAGTAAAGAGATGGTAATTGGACGTGACCCCAGCTGTCAGATTGTCTTGGATGCCATGACATATAGAATGGTATCTCGTCGTCATGCTGCGGTTCGTCCTCTCTCTTCGTCTCCAGATAATAAATTTACTTGGGTAATTTGTGATTTAAATAGCGCGAATGGTACTTATCTCAATGGTCAACGTTTTTATGGGTGCCAAGAATTACAATCAGGCGATCGCATTGCTTTAGGTAGTGATGGGCCACAATTTATTTTTGAGTATGACTTAATACCTCAACCGACAATGATGACGAAACAAAACGCATCATTGCCTTCAGCCGCTAACTACCAGAATCACACCCAAATCAAGCAGGCTGATTCAGTTAGCTTTACACAACTTTTTCCGATTATTTCTACTGGTAAGGATTTAACAAGTAAAGCTTACCTTGTTCCAGGAATACTCACAGTAGTTTTTGTCGTGCTAATGTTTGCGACTGTTGGTAGACCCCAGGCTAATCAAGTCATTGTCGCCAGTTATATCGCCTTTGTTGTTTACTACTTTGTTTATCAATTGTGTGGTAAGCAAAAGCCTTGGTGGGTACTGGTTGGTACAGCGCTGACGACAGCATTAATTTTACTCAGTCCTATCTTAGAATTATTTATTTTTGTGTTTCGTGGTATTCTGCCAGGTAATTTACCTTCACCTCAAGATTCTACTACATTGACTGAGCTACTAGTACGAATGTTCTTTGGTGCAGGGTTGATGGAAGAATTGCTTAAGGCCTTACCTGTACTGGGAGCTTTTGTGATCGGCAGACAATTGCCTTCACCTTGGAGAGAACGCATAGGTGTGTGGGAACCGCTAGATGGCATTCTTTTAGGAACAGCTTCAGCTTTGGGATTTACTCTTTTAGAAACTCTGGGACAGTATGTACCGGATATTACCCAAAATGTTAGTCAACAGGTAGGTATTGGTGCAGCTGGTCAATTAGCAGGCTTACAATTGCTGATTCCTCGCGTGTTAGGCTCTGTTGCTGGTCACATGGCTTATAGTGGCTACCTGGGATATTTTATCGGTTTGGCTGTTCTCAAACCGAGTCAGAGTTGGCAAATTCTCTCGATTGGTTATCTAAGTGCGTCCGCACTCCACGCTTTATGGAACGCTACAGGTTCTATTAACGCTTTGTTGTTAGTAATTGTTGGGGTTTTATCTTATGCGGTTTTGATGGCGGCAATTTTAAAGGCAAGGGCATTGTCACCAACGCGATCGCAAAATTTTGCTACTCGCTTTCTCGGCCCTAAATAA
- a CDS encoding CHAT domain-containing protein, whose translation MPSLNLAIARLINTGTDSFAIWVVKAPYPSGYVLRDCVWPSELNQMWQEWQQMFAGHSGLNVTANTAPQPPNPLSFNLGSTTSGHMPGYSGRLMQYLGLYLWRWVFDGPILSSLERSCGMAMGQNTRLRFQLEIRDPDLIALPWEIMQRQPGQSAISLAQDLLFSRTTSEVEPLPFLRTDQAINILLVLGHDENLQLEKEAIILQQILENKPQINRNYPGFAPCMVKTLIQPTPQELIQELETKAYNVFFYAGHGLPGPDGGLLFLRPSKTLNGIELAQVLTRSGLKLAVFNACWGAQPAAVNHQAIPASSLAEVLIRHGVPAVLGMRDVIADHESHSFITAFAAALRSRKPIDEAVAEARQEMLTLYKFNQPAWTLPVLYLHPDFNGELVKSIDEGITELPDISIVNINIATSKACLRSLAPGGRTWFLRAGVTRIGRTQDNDIVIPEPSVSKRHAEILCRNTFAGTTPVQTYYLQDLSTYGTTWCLSSNGWQQILREEVPLQSGSKLKFGNSGNETWEFVIEN comes from the coding sequence ATGCCATCCCTGAACTTAGCGATCGCCCGTCTCATCAATACTGGCACAGATAGCTTTGCCATTTGGGTGGTCAAAGCACCCTACCCTAGTGGCTATGTTCTGCGTGACTGTGTATGGCCTTCAGAACTAAATCAAATGTGGCAAGAGTGGCAGCAAATGTTTGCTGGACACAGTGGTTTAAATGTTACAGCCAACACAGCACCTCAACCTCCCAACCCTCTCTCGTTTAACTTAGGTTCGACTACTTCGGGTCACATGCCTGGTTACAGTGGTCGTTTAATGCAATACTTAGGGCTATATTTGTGGCGTTGGGTATTTGATGGGCCAATCCTCAGCAGTCTTGAACGCAGTTGTGGAATGGCGATGGGACAGAATACACGTTTGCGCTTTCAACTGGAAATTCGTGACCCAGATTTGATCGCCTTGCCCTGGGAAATTATGCAGCGCCAACCCGGACAATCGGCAATTTCTCTCGCCCAAGATTTGCTGTTTAGCCGCACCACAAGTGAAGTTGAACCGTTGCCTTTTTTACGAACGGATCAGGCTATAAATATCTTGCTGGTTTTAGGTCATGATGAAAACTTGCAACTCGAAAAAGAAGCAATTATTTTGCAACAAATTCTGGAGAATAAACCGCAAATAAATCGGAATTATCCAGGATTTGCTCCTTGTATGGTGAAAACACTAATTCAACCAACACCGCAGGAATTGATTCAAGAATTAGAAACTAAGGCTTACAATGTCTTTTTTTACGCTGGTCATGGATTGCCTGGCCCAGATGGAGGACTGTTGTTTTTACGTCCTAGCAAGACACTCAACGGCATAGAATTAGCGCAAGTATTAACCCGGAGTGGGCTAAAATTAGCTGTTTTCAATGCTTGTTGGGGAGCGCAACCAGCAGCAGTTAATCACCAAGCAATACCCGCTAGTAGTTTAGCGGAAGTACTAATTCGTCATGGCGTACCAGCCGTTTTGGGAATGCGAGATGTAATTGCTGACCATGAAAGTCACAGTTTTATTACGGCTTTTGCGGCAGCTTTGCGATCGCGCAAGCCAATTGATGAAGCTGTGGCAGAAGCCCGACAAGAAATGTTAACACTGTATAAGTTCAACCAACCTGCTTGGACTTTACCAGTTCTGTATTTACATCCAGATTTCAATGGCGAACTTGTTAAAAGCATTGATGAGGGAATTACAGAGTTACCAGATATTTCAATTGTCAATATAAATATTGCTACTTCTAAAGCTTGTTTGCGATCGCTCGCCCCAGGAGGTAGAACTTGGTTTTTGCGAGCAGGTGTAACTCGCATTGGTCGTACCCAAGACAATGATATTGTAATTCCCGAACCATCAGTTTCTAAGCGTCATGCCGAAATTTTATGCCGAAATACTTTTGCGGGTACTACTCCAGTACAAACTTATTATTTACAAGATCTCTCAACTTACGGCACAACCTGGTGTTTAAGCTCTAATGGTTGGCAACAAATTCTTCGGGAGGAAGTACCATTACAATCGGGAAGCAAGTTAAAGTTTGGGAATTCTGGCAATGAAACTTGGGAGTTTGTTATTGAAAATTAA
- a CDS encoding PP2C family serine/threonine-protein phosphatase, whose protein sequence is MENDAATLYCPNELCQAANPLTHKFCQRCSTPIPKRYLWVVGDVLNVGSPGEILADRYLVLNKSVVLDTKPGLLPQGLETENVQTIRAYLRLIPYSLHIPQVYGVLSLKDGRSRKEILLLEKPPLLTEPTTDSQLRLCPQLTNAWRTATSMRQLNWLWQLAHLWQPLVSEGVASSLIDTHLLRVEGSLVRLLELRSDTSTAPKLSHLGDFWQQLLPDTKPAIAEFVNQVSSYLIQGEINSPEVLISVLDRGLAELGELQSPKIQIITKTDTGPKRQRNEDACYPASGTLLSKPPQATALAIVCDGIGGHEGGNVASNLAIETIQQQVQQLTKVPYNHIEPSLLLADLEQAVAVANDKISQRNDSENRQGRKRMGTTLVMALPVAHEMYITHVGDSRAYWITRDACYQVTLDDDVASREVRLGYAIYREAVQQSGSGSLVQALGMSSSAALHPTAQRFILDEDAVFLLTSDGLSDFDRVEEYWETEILPILTEETDLVTVADKLLEIANTKNGHDNVTIALVHYQVKYVEPELTLKAVIVELPTITTANITPKPLQPTLLEDISEQKTLIPKNKPSSFQQLPLHLIVPMIIAIAAGSLGLLVRGLFMSSVPPVSSPNVQQTPASTSGRSLNNLAFGWVITNSREITLDDQKLQPGSFMRVVDIETKDTSYSAESVIKLQLCPSENSTFLPSDKPLRVTLAQLQRSDITVLKSTDTSSCDNLSQPLDSETPTSRSSSGK, encoded by the coding sequence ATGGAAAATGATGCGGCAACCCTCTACTGCCCAAATGAACTTTGTCAGGCTGCTAATCCCCTGACTCATAAGTTTTGCCAACGATGTTCTACACCCATACCCAAACGATATCTCTGGGTTGTAGGTGATGTTCTCAATGTGGGTAGTCCCGGAGAAATATTAGCCGATCGCTATTTAGTCCTCAATAAATCTGTGGTTTTAGATACTAAGCCTGGATTACTCCCTCAAGGATTAGAAACAGAAAACGTACAAACTATCAGAGCTTATTTGAGACTAATCCCCTACAGCTTACATATACCGCAGGTGTATGGAGTGCTGTCTCTAAAGGATGGACGCTCTCGCAAAGAAATTTTACTTTTAGAAAAACCGCCGTTATTAACAGAACCGACGACAGACTCTCAATTAAGGTTGTGTCCCCAGTTAACTAATGCTTGGCGCACAGCTACATCCATGCGTCAACTGAACTGGTTATGGCAATTAGCTCATCTGTGGCAACCTTTGGTAAGTGAAGGTGTTGCTTCTAGCTTAATTGATACCCACTTATTAAGAGTAGAAGGGTCTTTGGTTCGCTTATTAGAATTACGTTCTGATACCTCAACAGCACCAAAGTTATCACATTTAGGAGATTTTTGGCAGCAGTTGTTGCCAGATACCAAACCAGCGATCGCAGAATTTGTTAACCAAGTCAGCAGTTATCTAATTCAAGGAGAAATCAATTCACCTGAAGTATTAATCTCAGTTTTAGACCGAGGATTAGCAGAGTTGGGGGAATTGCAATCGCCAAAAATTCAGATTATCACTAAAACTGACACTGGCCCGAAACGACAACGCAATGAAGATGCCTGTTACCCAGCCAGTGGCACATTGTTGAGTAAACCTCCACAAGCCACAGCCTTGGCTATTGTCTGTGACGGAATTGGTGGACATGAAGGCGGTAATGTCGCATCTAATTTAGCAATTGAAACAATTCAACAGCAAGTACAACAACTCACCAAAGTTCCTTATAACCATATAGAACCCTCACTGTTGCTGGCAGATCTGGAGCAAGCTGTAGCAGTTGCCAATGATAAAATCAGCCAACGCAATGACAGTGAAAACCGCCAGGGTAGAAAACGTATGGGTACAACTTTGGTAATGGCATTGCCAGTAGCCCATGAAATGTATATTACCCATGTTGGTGATAGTCGCGCTTATTGGATTACACGAGATGCTTGCTACCAAGTCACCCTTGATGATGATGTTGCTTCTAGGGAAGTACGTTTGGGATATGCCATTTACCGTGAAGCTGTACAACAGAGTGGTTCTGGTTCTTTGGTTCAAGCATTAGGGATGAGTTCCAGTGCAGCGTTACATCCAACAGCACAGCGATTTATTCTGGATGAAGATGCTGTGTTTCTGTTGACATCTGATGGTTTAAGTGATTTTGACCGTGTAGAAGAATATTGGGAAACAGAAATTTTACCAATTTTGACCGAAGAAACGGATTTAGTCACCGTGGCTGACAAATTGCTGGAAATTGCTAATACCAAAAATGGCCATGATAATGTGACGATCGCTTTAGTTCATTATCAAGTTAAATATGTTGAGCCAGAGCTAACTCTCAAAGCAGTTATTGTTGAGCTTCCTACCATCACAACCGCCAACATTACGCCTAAGCCGCTGCAACCTACCTTACTAGAAGACATTTCAGAGCAAAAAACTTTAATTCCTAAAAATAAGCCTAGTTCTTTTCAGCAACTACCACTCCATCTGATTGTGCCAATGATTATCGCGATCGCCGCAGGTTCTTTAGGACTACTGGTGCGCGGACTGTTTATGTCATCAGTTCCTCCTGTTTCTAGCCCTAATGTACAGCAAACTCCAGCTTCAACAAGCGGGCGATCGCTAAATAACCTTGCTTTTGGGTGGGTAATTACCAATAGCCGAGAAATTACCTTAGACGATCAGAAGTTACAACCTGGTAGTTTTATGCGAGTGGTTGACATCGAAACCAAGGACACATCCTATTCTGCGGAATCGGTGATCAAATTGCAGCTTTGCCCCTCAGAAAATAGTACATTTCTTCCATCTGACAAACCACTGCGTGTCACCTTAGCTCAACTCCAACGTTCAGACATCACTGTACTAAAATCAACAGACACTAGTAGTTGTGATAATTTATCTCAACCATTAGATAGTGAAACTCCTACATCTCGCTCAAGTTCGGGAAAATAA
- a CDS encoding NAD(P)H-quinone oxidoreductase subunit M, protein MDNLMLLKSTTRHIRIFAAEIDRDGELVPSNQVLTLDVDPDNEFNWNEDALQKIYRKFDELVESSSGGDLTDYNLRRIGSDLEHYLRSLLQKGEISYNLSARVANYSMGVPQVALDEK, encoded by the coding sequence ATGGACAATCTAATGCTGCTCAAGTCCACAACCCGGCATATCCGCATTTTCGCGGCAGAAATTGACCGGGATGGCGAATTAGTTCCCAGTAATCAAGTTTTAACGTTGGATGTTGACCCAGACAACGAATTTAATTGGAATGAAGATGCTCTACAGAAGATTTATCGTAAGTTTGACGAATTGGTCGAATCTTCTAGTGGTGGAGACCTGACAGACTACAACTTACGCCGCATTGGTTCCGATTTGGAGCATTATCTGCGATCGCTCCTTCAAAAAGGCGAAATCAGCTACAATCTGTCTGCTCGTGTTGCCAACTACAGTATGGGAGTTCCCCAAGTTGCCTTAGACGAGAAGTAG